The genomic region TGATACAACATCGCATCATGCGCCAGATTCCGGAATCCCGTGAATGGCCGACACATCGGGCCAGTCCAGGGGAATGTTCATGGGGGGGGTCGGAGGTCATGTTGGCCTCGATCGGGTTGCACGTCGGACTTGCTCGGCCTCCCATCCATGGTGACCTGAAAGACGCGAGGGGCAGCAATCCTGCCGGAGCGTGGCGATTCCGCGAATTACGTTCTTGAAACAATTGATCACGCAACACGGGCTGTTGCGATCCTGCGTAACAGTCAGGTAAATCATTGACGAGTCATTGGCATTGACAGGCAAAATCACACGTGACTGCCGGATAATGTCGCCAGATTCAGATGATGAATGGCCCTGAGGCGGATGCCCATGGCCCGGCGCTTCCTCTTATCCCTGCTTTCATTTCCCGGAAAACACCGGGGTTGCGCACCATCTCCTTGCCGGGAACGTGGTACGCAAGACTCGGGTACTGCCCTGCGGGCAGCCGCTTTTCATTCCCATGATCAAGTTCAGATCAGCATCCTTTCCTGTCGCGCCTGCCAGCCGTGAAATCGGTCGCGCGCCTTCCCCCTCCGTTCCTCTGGCCTCGGCCGACAGCGCCTCACGACGACGCTTCGTCCGCCAGATGGGCATGCTTGGGGTGGCAGTGGCTTCGGCAGGGCTGGTCGATCATGGCACGGCATGGCGTCGCTGGATCGCCGACTATCGCACCGACATCGGCCAGCGCCGAGAGGTGGTGCTTGATGCCCACACCCGGCTGCTGCTCAACACCCGGACTGCCATCAACGTGGCCGATCGGGAAGACGGCCGCCATGTTCGCCTGCTCTCCGGTGAGCTGCTGGTGCAACAGGCTCCGGGGGCACGCCCCCTGGTCGTCGAGACGGCCGAAGGCCGCATCCGCAGTCAGGACGGCCGTCTGGTCGTCCGCCGGCTGGAACTCAGCACCACGCTCAACCTGCTGAACGGACAGGCGCAGGTCTTCGACGCGGGTGGCGAGCGTTCGCTCCAGGCTGCTCGGCGGGTCGTGCTCGGCACGGGCAGCCTGGCCCCGCTGCAACCCGTGCAGGAAGCTGAAGTGGCCTGGATCAATGGCCAGATCGTGGCCGACCACATGAAGCTGGCCGACTTCATCGACGAACTGCAGCGCTACAGCCCCGAACGGCTGCGCTATGACACCCGTGTCGCCAATCTGCTGGTCTCGGGCCGCTTCTCGCTGGCCGACGTGAAGGGTGTCTTCCACTGGCTCTCCAGCACGCTGCCGCTGCGGGTTGATGTGGTCGAGCATCGCTGGGGCTCGCCTTCGTTGCTCATCCGCGCACTGGGCTGATCATCACCACTGCGGGCTGCTATGATGCGCCCCATGAATCCTGTCATCCGGTCCTTCGCCCCCAGGCTGGCAGCGCTGGTCGTGTGTGTGGCCATCGGGGTGCTCTCGGTCCCGTCGCCGGCACAGGCCGAGCGGCGCGAGTTGCGTTTCACTGGCCCGCAGATCACCCGTCAGCTGGCGCCATCGTTCCCGTTGCGTCGCTGCCTGTTCGGTGAGCTGGCCTGCGTCCGGCTCACCCGGCCCGTCGTCCGCATGCAGGCCAATGACCCGCGCATCTTCGTCTCGGTGGACGTGGGCTTTCAGCCCGTGCCAGGACAGGCCAGTCAGAGCGGCAGCGCCCGCGTGGCCGGTCAACCCGCCTATGACCCGCAGGCCGGCGCCTTCTACCTGAAGCGCCCGCAGCTGCTGGATTTCTCCATGGAAGGCGTGCCGCCCGATCAGGCCCGCATGGTCGCCAATGTCATCTCCGGCATGCTGGCCGACGAATTCTTCAGCGAGCAGCCGCTCTGGGTGCTGGACGAGTCCGATCCCCGACAGGCCATGGCGCGCCTGTCACTGCGCAGCGTGACCGTGCAGCAAGGGGCGCTGGTCGTCACGCTGGGCGATGATGACGAACCCCTGGAGGACGATCC from Lautropia mirabilis harbors:
- a CDS encoding DUF1439 domain-containing protein — protein: MNPVIRSFAPRLAALVVCVAIGVLSVPSPAQAERRELRFTGPQITRQLAPSFPLRRCLFGELACVRLTRPVVRMQANDPRIFVSVDVGFQPVPGQASQSGSARVAGQPAYDPQAGAFYLKRPQLLDFSMEGVPPDQARMVANVISGMLADEFFSEQPLWVLDESDPRQAMARLSLRSVTVQQGALVVTLGDDDEPLEDDPADEMPSPGQGSGSTPGSRSTPGSRSTPTPKSLPPSPSAPEGTPETSSEPVWL
- a CDS encoding FecR family protein, translating into MIKFRSASFPVAPASREIGRAPSPSVPLASADSASRRRFVRQMGMLGVAVASAGLVDHGTAWRRWIADYRTDIGQRREVVLDAHTRLLLNTRTAINVADREDGRHVRLLSGELLVQQAPGARPLVVETAEGRIRSQDGRLVVRRLELSTTLNLLNGQAQVFDAGGERSLQAARRVVLGTGSLAPLQPVQEAEVAWINGQIVADHMKLADFIDELQRYSPERLRYDTRVANLLVSGRFSLADVKGVFHWLSSTLPLRVDVVEHRWGSPSLLIRALG